The Bradyrhizobium sp. WSM471 genome includes the window GGGTCGAGGCCTCGCGCCACGGTGCGAAAAGCGAAGTCATCAAATTGGTCGAGAAGTCGCGGAAGATCGCCGAAGCGGCATTCTGCAGGACCGTTAACTCGCCGAAGAACGAGTTCTGCTGGAAGGTTCGGCGCAGGCCGCGGCTGGCGAGATCGAAGGTTTGGAGCGCGGAGACGTCGCTGCTATCGAGGAAGGCACGGCCTCGATACGTCACGGCGTTGGTAACGGCTGCAAAGCAGGTGCTCTTGCCGGCGCCGTTCGGGCCAATGATGCCGAGGATCTCGTTGCTATGAACCGACCAGCTCATGTCGCGCAGCGCGACCAGCGCGCCGTACTGGACGGTTAAACCTTCGACGCGCAGCACCTCGCCGGCACTCGTGCGGGTTTCCCCGGAATTTGCCACCCGGCTGTCCATCCCTCGTTGTTCTGATCGCAGCGGTGGCGACCGGTCTTATTGGCGGGCAGCTAACGGAGCAATCGATAGGGATCAAATCGCAGGAGAAGCCGCCTCGCATAGGGATCGTATCGCTGACAGACAGCGAAAACTTGTGCTGACTGGTTGCCTTCGATACCCTGGGGTCTAGCTACTGCGAGGCCCGCAACCTGCACGAAAAAAACTCGGTTCGTCGGCAAGCTCCTGCAAACGGTCGCTCGGTCAAAGGTTCGAGGGACGGTACG containing:
- a CDS encoding ABC transporter ATP-binding protein yields the protein MANSGETRTSAGEVLRVEGLTVQYGALVALRDMSWSVHSNEILGIIGPNGAGKSTCFAAVTNAVTYRGRAFLDSSDVSALQTFDLASRGLRRTFQQNSFFGELTVLQNAASAIFRDFSTNLMTSLFAPWREASTRRSAETAAAQLLDFFGIPRQYHGQLPGDIPYGVQRLLSVALAYGTGAKVLLLDEPAAGLSGGDMKKLADVLIGLRKRGLALVVIEHHMDLIMSIADRIVMIDQGAMLATGTPTEIQRDARVREAYLGRDE